The following proteins are encoded in a genomic region of Sulfurimonas sp. HSL3-7:
- a CDS encoding apolipoprotein N-acyltransferase: MNNTNSNFWTLGYTLFQGLGIALLFSYFIYAEHFNLTFELINSITALAAFYLFLKAPTRVILSAGFFIGLLWFYWIGYSFKYYHVGWMAPFITLFFALLYTLFFGVLALTKNPLYRALILFAISFVEPMDWNWLQAELPFINTFFGIEKWQYALILTALALFLYFSEHKEMRKFRYGALLLLVGALNFTTPEYIKPDLKIKLYAPELLQEEKWLPQNRRAIVTENMKVIEHAIQEKYDLVVLPESAFPLFLNSAPQIESLLRDYSRKIDIITGALYIENKLHYNVSYHFSKGRVQIAKKMVLVPFGEYIPLPSFLRQWVNTTFFDGASDFVTAKEPSDFIVKGVTFRSAVCYEATCEEIYEGDPDYLIAISNNGWFHPSIEPTLQKLLMRFYAKKHHSIIYHSANMGGTGIICGNGELQ, from the coding sequence ATGAACAACACAAACAGTAATTTTTGGACACTGGGCTATACGCTTTTTCAGGGCCTTGGTATTGCACTCCTTTTTTCCTATTTTATCTACGCCGAGCACTTCAACCTGACCTTTGAACTGATCAACTCCATAACGGCCTTGGCCGCTTTCTACCTCTTTTTAAAAGCGCCGACACGTGTCATCTTAAGCGCCGGTTTTTTTATAGGCCTGCTCTGGTTCTACTGGATCGGCTACAGTTTCAAGTATTATCATGTGGGTTGGATGGCCCCCTTTATTACCCTCTTTTTTGCCCTGCTCTACACCCTCTTTTTCGGCGTATTGGCCTTGACAAAAAACCCGCTCTATCGCGCACTCATACTCTTTGCCATCAGTTTTGTCGAGCCGATGGACTGGAACTGGCTTCAGGCTGAGCTTCCTTTTATCAACACCTTTTTCGGCATCGAAAAGTGGCAATATGCCCTGATCCTTACAGCCCTCGCTCTGTTTCTCTACTTCTCGGAGCACAAAGAGATGCGTAAGTTCCGCTACGGCGCGCTTCTGCTGCTCGTCGGTGCGCTCAACTTCACCACTCCCGAGTACATCAAACCCGACCTGAAGATAAAACTGTATGCGCCGGAACTTCTGCAGGAAGAGAAGTGGCTGCCGCAAAACCGCCGGGCGATAGTGACGGAAAACATGAAGGTCATAGAGCATGCGATCCAGGAGAAATATGACCTCGTCGTACTGCCGGAGTCTGCTTTTCCGCTTTTTCTAAACAGCGCACCGCAGATCGAATCGCTGCTTCGCGACTACTCCCGGAAAATCGACATCATCACCGGTGCGCTCTATATAGAGAACAAACTGCACTATAACGTCAGTTACCACTTTTCAAAAGGTCGGGTCCAGATCGCAAAAAAAATGGTGCTGGTCCCTTTCGGCGAGTACATCCCCCTGCCGTCATTTCTGCGCCAATGGGTCAACACCACCTTTTTTGACGGTGCATCCGACTTTGTGACGGCCAAGGAGCCGAGCGACTTCATCGTCAAAGGGGTGACCTTCAGAAGTGCGGTCTGTTATGAGGCGACCTGCGAAGAGATCTATGAAGGCGATCCTGACTACCTGATCGCCATCAGTAACAACGGATGGTTTCACCCCTCTATCGAACCGACCCTGCAAAAACTGCTGATGCGCTTTTATGCCAAAAAACACCACAGCATCATCTACCACAGCGCCAATATGGGCGGAACCGGCATCATATGCGGAAACGGGGAACTTCAGTAA
- the yajC gene encoding preprotein translocase subunit YajC, producing the protein MDMLGQLLPFVFLIAIMYFIIIRPQQQQAKQHKEMLANLAKGDKVVTNGGLIVVIYKVEEAFFSVKMNDDVIVKIVKDAVARKYEDEA; encoded by the coding sequence ATGGATATGTTAGGCCAACTTTTACCGTTCGTTTTTTTAATCGCGATTATGTACTTTATTATTATTCGCCCGCAACAGCAGCAAGCCAAACAGCACAAAGAGATGCTTGCAAACCTCGCAAAAGGTGACAAAGTCGTCACAAACGGCGGACTTATCGTTGTGATCTATAAGGTTGAAGAGGCGTTCTTCTCTGTGAAGATGAATGATGATGTCATCGTTAAGATCGTAAAAGATGCTGTTGCACGGAAGTATGAGGATGAAGCTTAA
- the secD gene encoding protein translocase subunit SecD, translated as MKLNFRFVILIGAIVFGVFFSVPSLLQTEKGAKITLGLDLQGGLHMLLGVKTEEAVKSRMKSIAASVKHYTDHNDILLDTLSANEDEVRFAILDSDDAASIDLMLKDIEGVSVNHSGEDYALTLTPLAVEETKKQSISQAIETIRNRLDQFGLAEPTVARQGTDKILVELPGIKTQEDEQRARELISRAAKLELIAVDEERAMRVYNMSAAEAAQYGDVILPDKERPDEKYLLKEIPILDGGMLTNATVAFDQNNRPVINFALNSEGAQIFGDFTGKNVGKRMAIVLDGQVYSAPVINERIGGGHVQVSGNYTVNEANDLAIALRSGALLAPIYMMEKRSVGPSLGAESIRNSLIALIGGFVLVFIFMIVYYKAAGVIANIALIANLFIILAVMALFGATLTLPGMAGIVLTVGMAVDANVIISERIRELLYEGKSLHKAIEEGYANAMRAILDANITTLIAAVVLYAYGTGAIKGFAITISIGILASMLTAILGTHGIYTLLESKINKSKNPSFWFGISKKRLG; from the coding sequence ATGAAGCTTAATTTTCGTTTTGTCATACTGATCGGCGCTATTGTTTTCGGCGTCTTTTTCTCCGTGCCTTCGCTACTGCAGACAGAAAAAGGTGCCAAGATCACGCTGGGACTCGATCTTCAGGGGGGACTGCATATGCTTCTTGGTGTCAAGACCGAAGAGGCTGTCAAATCACGCATGAAATCGATAGCTGCGAGTGTCAAGCACTATACCGACCATAATGATATCCTGCTCGACACGCTTTCCGCAAATGAGGATGAGGTACGTTTCGCTATTTTAGACAGCGATGATGCCGCATCGATCGATCTGATGCTGAAAGATATCGAGGGGGTCTCCGTCAACCACAGCGGTGAAGACTATGCGTTGACATTGACTCCGCTAGCGGTCGAAGAGACGAAGAAACAGTCGATCTCTCAGGCGATCGAAACGATCCGAAACCGTTTGGACCAGTTCGGTCTTGCCGAGCCGACCGTTGCCCGCCAGGGAACCGACAAGATACTGGTCGAACTTCCGGGTATCAAGACACAGGAAGATGAACAGCGGGCGCGCGAATTGATCTCGCGCGCGGCTAAACTGGAACTGATCGCTGTAGACGAGGAACGCGCGATGCGCGTCTACAACATGAGTGCAGCAGAAGCCGCTCAGTACGGTGATGTGATCCTGCCGGACAAAGAACGTCCGGATGAGAAGTACCTGCTTAAAGAGATCCCGATCCTTGACGGCGGCATGTTGACCAATGCGACTGTAGCGTTTGACCAGAACAACCGTCCAGTCATCAACTTTGCCCTCAACTCCGAAGGGGCACAGATATTCGGCGACTTTACCGGTAAAAATGTAGGAAAGCGTATGGCCATCGTTCTTGACGGCCAGGTCTACTCGGCACCGGTGATCAATGAGCGTATCGGCGGCGGCCATGTCCAGGTGAGCGGAAACTATACGGTCAATGAAGCCAATGACCTGGCGATCGCCCTGCGTTCCGGTGCACTTCTGGCGCCGATCTATATGATGGAGAAACGTTCTGTCGGTCCGAGCCTCGGTGCGGAGAGTATTCGTAACTCGCTTATCGCCCTGATCGGCGGCTTTGTTCTGGTCTTCATCTTCATGATCGTCTATTACAAAGCGGCGGGTGTCATTGCCAATATCGCGTTGATCGCGAATCTCTTTATCATTCTGGCGGTGATGGCGCTTTTCGGGGCCACCCTGACCCTGCCGGGTATGGCGGGGATCGTCCTCACCGTCGGTATGGCGGTGGATGCCAATGTCATCATCTCAGAGCGCATCCGTGAACTGCTTTACGAAGGCAAATCGCTGCATAAAGCGATCGAAGAGGGGTATGCCAATGCGATGCGCGCGATCCTGGATGCCAATATCACCACGCTGATCGCTGCCGTCGTGCTCTATGCTTACGGTACCGGTGCGATCAAAGGTTTCGCCATTACCATCAGTATCGGTATTCTGGCGTCAATGCTGACAGCTATCCTGGGTACACACGGTATCTACACGCTGCTTGAAAGCAAGATCAATAAAAGTAAAAATCCAAGCTTCTGGTTTGGTATCAGCAAAAAGAGGTTAGGTTAA
- the secF gene encoding protein translocase subunit SecF: MEFFKQTKTINFMGGSKLAIAISIILVLSSYALLFTKGLNFGVDFAGGTIVQVKYENTAPIDAMREQLSGNEMFQGASITEFGSPDEVIIRLKSSSKDVSKDVGDVTREALKGTGDYTIRRVDIVGPKVGDELREKGVMSLLLAMIGILIYVAFRFEWRFAVASIFALVHDVSIALGALALTQIDVNLDVLAALLTILGYSLNDTIIVFDRIREGIVDAKSAVLSEVIDESVTKTLSRTTLTSLTTFFVVLTLFIFGGEIIHSFAFTLLVGVIVGTYSSIFVASPILMWLGFDIRSYHSKLAEKRRRKAEKEKMRAQFEQGTL; the protein is encoded by the coding sequence ATGGAATTTTTTAAACAGACAAAGACCATCAACTTTATGGGCGGGTCGAAATTGGCGATAGCCATTTCGATCATTCTTGTCCTCAGCTCTTATGCACTGCTTTTTACCAAGGGATTGAACTTCGGTGTCGACTTTGCCGGCGGTACCATCGTTCAGGTAAAGTATGAAAATACGGCACCTATCGATGCGATGCGTGAGCAGCTCTCGGGCAACGAGATGTTTCAAGGCGCATCGATCACGGAGTTCGGTTCACCCGATGAGGTGATCATCCGTCTTAAGAGCAGTTCTAAAGATGTCAGCAAAGATGTCGGGGATGTGACACGCGAAGCGCTTAAAGGCACGGGTGACTACACGATTCGTCGTGTCGATATCGTCGGGCCGAAAGTCGGAGACGAACTGCGTGAAAAAGGGGTGATGTCGCTGCTGCTGGCAATGATCGGTATTTTGATCTACGTCGCATTTCGATTCGAGTGGCGTTTTGCGGTCGCTTCGATCTTTGCATTGGTGCATGATGTCTCGATCGCCCTGGGCGCACTCGCATTGACGCAGATCGATGTAAACCTCGATGTACTGGCGGCACTTTTAACTATTTTAGGGTACTCTTTGAATGATACGATCATTGTATTTGACCGCATACGTGAAGGGATAGTTGACGCAAAAAGTGCTGTGTTGAGTGAGGTTATTGATGAATCGGTCACGAAGACCCTTTCACGTACCACACTGACCTCATTGACCACATTCTTTGTGGTCTTGACCCTCTTTATATTTGGCGGAGAGATCATTCACTCATTTGCATTCACCTTGCTTGTCGGTGTCATCGTCGGTACCTATTCATCGATCTTTGTTGCATCACCAATCTTGATGTGGCTTGGATTTGATATTAGAAGTTACCACTCAAAACTGGCAGAAAAGAGACGACGCAAGGCGGAAAAAGAGAAGATGCGTGCGCAATTTGAACAGGGGACTTTGTAA
- a CDS encoding DUF6394 family protein encodes MDWGKVVYVFFTLMSLTSTAGFLFEHSSVALFVAASLNLVSTILKLGVRNLLAAELLASSLVADLHLIPAFVYLELAGNVKWAIALAIGALLANIFSMALVLIESSRTREEY; translated from the coding sequence ATGGATTGGGGAAAAGTAGTATACGTCTTTTTTACATTGATGAGTCTAACATCGACAGCAGGTTTTTTATTTGAACATTCGTCGGTTGCCCTCTTTGTAGCGGCAAGTCTGAACCTGGTCTCGACTATTTTGAAACTGGGCGTACGCAACCTGCTTGCAGCAGAACTGCTTGCCAGTTCTTTAGTTGCGGATCTGCATCTGATCCCTGCCTTTGTCTACCTGGAATTGGCCGGCAACGTCAAATGGGCCATCGCCCTGGCGATCGGTGCGCTTCTGGCCAACATCTTCTCTATGGCACTGGTCCTGATAGAGAGCTCGAGAACAAGAGAAGAGTATTAA
- the leuS gene encoding leucine--tRNA ligase has protein sequence MHYNPAEIEKKWQSYWDENRSFEPDDSFDKEKKYILSMFPFPSGRLHMGHVRNYTIGDSFARYYRQQGMNVLHPIGWDSFGMPAENAAIKNGVHPKKWTYENIDYMRKELSSLGLSFSKEREFATSDELYTKFEQAFVIDLFEKGLMYRKKAYLNWCPHDLTVLANEQVVDGCCWRCDTPIVKKEMNQYYLKISDYSDELIEDLKVLEKGWPKQVLTMQENWIGRSNGLEFTLQLAEHDRKMLRDKFEGFDVYTTRPDTIYGVTYTALAPEHELVTFMIENGMLDIKVAAEIEAMKNASSIDRQKHKHGVALGIEVIHPLTQKPIPVWVANFVLMDYGSGAVMAVPAHDDRDFEFATKYELPIIPVIASEAGGIVEGAAMTEPGMLFNSGEFSEMNSAEAKAAIIDHFEKEKLGKKVTNYRLKDWGISRQRYWGAPIPLIHCESCGIVPEKKENLPVTLPEDAEITGEGNPLEHHPTWKYCKCPKCGGDAERETDTMDTFIQSSWYFLRYTASPKIQQEKPFDKEELAYWMNVDHYIGGIEHAILHLLYSRFFTKALRDIGYIDTDEPFERLLTQGMVLKDGAKMSKSKGNTVDPDALIEKYGADTARLFILFAAPPTQELEWNDSAVEGAYRFLKRFSERSENARTTSSLPEIDHASLSKEEKAARKKVYEALQRSHEVFSERYTFNTMIAGVMEAMNALNDQKNEDVWTEGYWVLCAVLEPIVPHLAWEISTKLFERRNLVPNAVKEEVFTVDSVTLGVAVNGKRRAEIEVGVNDDKSVIIAQAKEVLAKWLEGKEIVKEIVVPNKLVNIVVKG, from the coding sequence TTGCACTACAATCCTGCAGAGATCGAAAAAAAATGGCAATCATATTGGGATGAAAACCGCAGTTTTGAGCCAGACGACTCTTTTGATAAAGAGAAAAAATATATTTTAAGCATGTTCCCGTTTCCAAGCGGACGCCTGCATATGGGGCATGTACGCAACTATACTATCGGCGACTCCTTCGCCCGTTATTACCGTCAGCAGGGGATGAATGTCCTGCACCCGATCGGCTGGGACAGTTTTGGTATGCCGGCGGAAAATGCTGCGATTAAAAACGGCGTGCATCCGAAAAAATGGACCTATGAGAACATCGACTATATGCGCAAGGAACTCTCTTCTTTAGGACTTTCTTTTTCAAAAGAGCGTGAATTCGCTACTTCGGATGAGCTCTATACCAAGTTTGAACAGGCCTTTGTTATTGATCTTTTCGAGAAAGGGCTGATGTACCGTAAAAAGGCCTATCTGAACTGGTGCCCACACGATCTGACGGTTCTTGCAAACGAGCAGGTTGTCGACGGCTGCTGCTGGCGCTGTGATACGCCGATCGTTAAAAAAGAGATGAATCAGTACTATCTGAAGATCTCGGACTATTCGGATGAATTGATCGAAGATCTCAAGGTGCTTGAAAAAGGGTGGCCGAAACAGGTCCTCACGATGCAGGAGAACTGGATCGGCCGTTCGAACGGGCTTGAGTTTACCTTGCAGCTTGCGGAACATGACAGAAAAATGCTGCGCGACAAGTTCGAAGGTTTTGATGTCTACACCACCCGTCCGGATACGATCTACGGTGTCACCTATACGGCACTGGCACCGGAGCATGAACTTGTTACTTTTATGATCGAGAACGGTATGCTCGATATAAAAGTCGCTGCGGAGATCGAGGCGATGAAAAATGCCAGTTCGATCGATCGTCAGAAACACAAACACGGCGTTGCGCTGGGTATCGAAGTGATCCACCCTCTGACGCAGAAACCGATTCCTGTATGGGTTGCGAATTTTGTATTGATGGATTACGGTTCGGGCGCCGTGATGGCGGTACCGGCACATGACGACCGCGATTTTGAGTTCGCGACCAAGTATGAACTGCCGATCATTCCTGTGATCGCTTCAGAAGCGGGCGGCATTGTTGAAGGCGCCGCCATGACGGAGCCGGGTATGCTTTTTAACTCGGGGGAATTCAGCGAGATGAACTCTGCCGAGGCAAAAGCGGCTATCATCGACCATTTTGAAAAAGAGAAGCTCGGCAAAAAGGTGACCAACTACCGTCTGAAAGACTGGGGGATCAGCCGTCAGCGCTACTGGGGTGCACCGATCCCGCTGATCCACTGTGAGAGCTGCGGTATTGTCCCTGAGAAAAAAGAGAACCTGCCGGTGACACTGCCTGAAGATGCAGAGATCACCGGGGAGGGGAATCCTCTTGAACATCACCCGACCTGGAAATATTGCAAATGTCCAAAATGCGGCGGTGATGCAGAGCGTGAAACCGATACGATGGACACCTTTATCCAGTCCTCATGGTATTTTCTTCGTTATACGGCGAGTCCCAAGATCCAGCAGGAGAAGCCTTTCGACAAAGAGGAACTGGCGTACTGGATGAATGTCGACCACTATATCGGCGGGATCGAACATGCCATCTTGCACCTGCTTTACAGCCGCTTCTTTACCAAAGCGCTGCGTGATATCGGCTATATCGACACCGATGAGCCTTTTGAGAGACTCCTGACACAGGGAATGGTCCTTAAAGACGGTGCCAAGATGTCAAAATCAAAGGGCAATACCGTTGATCCGGATGCCCTGATCGAAAAGTACGGGGCAGACACTGCCCGTCTCTTTATACTCTTCGCCGCACCGCCGACGCAGGAGCTGGAGTGGAACGACAGTGCGGTTGAAGGGGCTTACCGCTTTTTGAAACGTTTTTCAGAACGCAGCGAGAATGCCAGAACGACAAGTTCCCTGCCTGAGATCGATCACGCTTCCCTCTCAAAAGAGGAAAAGGCAGCACGTAAAAAAGTGTATGAGGCACTTCAGCGCTCGCACGAGGTATTCAGCGAACGTTACACCTTCAACACGATGATCGCAGGTGTTATGGAAGCGATGAATGCGCTTAACGACCAGAAAAACGAAGATGTCTGGACAGAGGGGTATTGGGTACTGTGTGCTGTGTTGGAGCCGATTGTACCGCATCTTGCCTGGGAGATCTCGACCAAGCTGTTTGAACGCAGAAACCTTGTGCCCAATGCAGTCAAAGAAGAGGTCTTCACTGTTGATTCCGTCACGCTGGGTGTGGCGGTCAACGGAAAACGCCGCGCCGAGATTGAGGTAGGCGTCAATGACGACAAGTCGGTGATTATCGCTCAGGCGAAAGAGGTCCTTGCCAAATGGCTTGAAGGCAAAGAGATCGTCAAAGAGATCGTTGTGCCGAACAAGCTTGTCAACATCGTCGTAAAAGGCTAA
- the lptE gene encoding LPS assembly lipoprotein LptE, which produces MALLSGCGYHPSAHESKKVMGESVSTQVIISMTDPENTVVLKDALNEAVIRRFQTNLRNRGNAQTHLRIELKNVGFSALQFDANGYVIAYRTTINLSVMRKTKALTKMYRAVGNYDFSISPNAIITDQQRFEAIANSATKALDSFVAQVAAEGTRQKSE; this is translated from the coding sequence TTGGCGCTACTAAGTGGCTGCGGTTACCACCCGAGTGCACATGAATCTAAAAAAGTGATGGGCGAATCGGTCAGTACCCAGGTCATCATATCGATGACCGATCCTGAAAACACAGTGGTCCTTAAAGACGCTTTGAATGAAGCGGTCATACGCCGTTTTCAGACAAACCTCCGCAACCGTGGCAATGCACAGACCCATCTCAGAATCGAGTTGAAAAATGTCGGTTTCAGCGCTTTGCAGTTCGACGCCAACGGATATGTCATCGCTTATCGGACGACCATCAACCTCTCTGTCATGCGCAAGACCAAGGCGCTTACCAAAATGTACAGAGCAGTGGGAAACTACGATTTTTCGATCAGCCCCAATGCGATCATCACCGACCAGCAGCGTTTTGAAGCGATAGCCAACAGTGCGACGAAAGCTCTCGACAGTTTCGTGGCGCAGGTGGCGGCCGAGGGCACACGCCAAAAGTCAGAGTGA
- a CDS encoding bifunctional folylpolyglutamate synthase/dihydrofolate synthase, which produces MPKLQPFLDRKPLYYDEIDLERMPRTYQVLKEQLATPKIIHVVGTNGKGTTGRFLASALLQNGLNVGHYTSPHILSFNERIWLNGENVDERVLEAAHQKLFGLLTQEQADALSYFEYTTFLAMVVYEKCDYVVLEAGLGGEFDATNVFEKVLSLFTPIDRDHQAFLGDSIEGIAKTKFRSMQNVAISARQPHPEVEKIYYEIAQQKGCDAKQIDDLLSKHEEEEIRSIASKEGLVSYLQDNLLLALSGLKLLGFKADVSALAKAPLFGRLTKIGQNVLLDVGHNVLAAEAIASTLKGQKFTLVYNSYRDKDYAVIIRTLKPIIESIELIDVDDVRIEQRSRLDAVIKAEGIPLSKFATIDKNKNYLVFGSFSVAEAFLRRIQL; this is translated from the coding sequence ATGCCGAAACTGCAACCATTTTTAGACCGTAAACCGCTTTACTATGACGAGATTGATCTGGAGCGGATGCCCCGAACCTACCAGGTTCTGAAAGAACAGCTTGCAACACCAAAGATCATTCATGTTGTCGGTACCAACGGTAAAGGGACGACAGGCCGTTTCTTGGCCAGTGCGCTTTTACAAAACGGCCTAAATGTCGGTCACTACACCTCACCGCATATTCTGAGTTTTAATGAACGCATCTGGCTCAACGGCGAGAATGTAGATGAACGTGTGTTGGAAGCGGCGCATCAAAAGCTTTTTGGGCTTCTTACACAAGAGCAGGCCGATGCATTGAGCTATTTTGAGTACACCACCTTTCTGGCGATGGTCGTTTATGAAAAGTGCGACTATGTGGTACTCGAAGCGGGACTAGGGGGCGAGTTTGACGCGACCAACGTCTTTGAAAAAGTACTTTCCCTCTTCACCCCGATTGACAGAGACCACCAGGCCTTTCTGGGCGACAGTATCGAGGGTATTGCCAAAACGAAGTTTCGTTCCATGCAGAATGTTGCGATCTCAGCCAGACAGCCCCATCCGGAAGTTGAGAAGATCTACTATGAGATCGCGCAGCAAAAGGGGTGTGATGCAAAGCAGATCGATGACCTGTTAAGCAAGCATGAAGAAGAAGAGATACGTTCAATAGCCTCAAAAGAAGGGTTGGTAAGCTATCTGCAAGATAACCTTCTTCTGGCCCTGAGCGGATTGAAACTCCTGGGGTTCAAGGCAGATGTTTCGGCTCTTGCCAAGGCACCGCTTTTTGGACGACTCACCAAAATAGGCCAGAATGTGCTGCTTGACGTCGGCCACAATGTCCTGGCTGCCGAGGCGATCGCCTCGACACTGAAGGGGCAGAAGTTCACCCTGGTCTACAACTCATACCGCGATAAAGATTATGCCGTCATCATACGGACACTCAAGCCTATAATCGAGAGTATCGAATTGATCGATGTCGATGATGTCCGTATAGAGCAGCGATCACGGCTCGATGCGGTGATCAAAGCCGAAGGTATCCCCCTTTCCAAGTTCGCTACAATAGATAAAAACAAAAACTACCTGGTCTTTGGCTCTTTCAGTGTAGCAGAGGCTTTTTTACGCAGGATACAGCTTTAA
- a CDS encoding M23 family metallopeptidase, whose protein sequence is MDHNITITVEDVKGVKEFTFHKRVKHFVFYTLATVILVLIASVYTVFYLTKELGSIEAKKGMLEAQNFVLEKTIQNKELELAQLDERLESIEELIGMDVRDDAPLSERVNVAQLTSKERSLIFDIIPNGSPIEYHGITSKFGYRTHPTMGKREFHKGSDMKAKLFTEVYATANGVVEYAGYHRASGYGRLIIIDNSYGFKSYFAHLGKINVKHGQVIQKGDLIGLTGNSGLSNGPHLHYEIRFMQRALNPYWFIKWTMSNYEEIFKKEKHVPWEPLLELVAGGVSGDLVSECVNNRRSGVNDLPDMRKL, encoded by the coding sequence GTGGACCATAACATCACCATCACTGTTGAAGACGTCAAAGGGGTCAAAGAGTTCACCTTTCACAAACGCGTCAAACATTTTGTTTTTTACACACTAGCCACGGTGATCTTGGTGCTGATCGCGAGTGTCTATACGGTCTTTTATCTTACCAAAGAGCTGGGCAGCATCGAGGCAAAAAAGGGTATGCTCGAGGCACAGAACTTCGTTCTGGAGAAGACGATCCAAAACAAAGAACTCGAACTCGCCCAGCTTGATGAGCGTCTCGAATCTATAGAAGAACTCATCGGTATGGATGTTCGCGATGATGCCCCTTTGAGTGAGCGCGTCAATGTGGCTCAGCTCACTTCGAAAGAGCGTTCTCTTATCTTCGACATCATTCCAAACGGTTCGCCTATCGAGTATCACGGTATAACAAGCAAGTTTGGTTACCGTACCCATCCCACCATGGGAAAACGGGAGTTTCACAAGGGCAGTGATATGAAAGCCAAGCTCTTTACCGAGGTCTATGCGACAGCCAACGGCGTGGTGGAATACGCAGGATACCACCGGGCGAGCGGCTACGGACGGCTGATCATCATCGACAACTCCTATGGGTTCAAGAGCTATTTTGCCCATTTGGGCAAGATCAATGTCAAGCACGGCCAGGTGATCCAGAAGGGGGATCTGATCGGTTTGACCGGAAACAGTGGCCTCAGTAACGGCCCGCACCTGCACTACGAGATCCGTTTCATGCAGCGGGCATTGAACCCTTACTGGTTTATCAAATGGACGATGAGCAACTATGAAGAGATCTTCAAAAAAGAGAAACATGTGCCCTGGGAACCGCTGCTCGAGCTGGTCGCAGGCGGGGTCAGCGGCGACCTTGTTTCTGAATGTGTAAACAATAGACGTAGCGGCGTCAATGACCTGCCGGATATGCGGAAACTTTAA